The following proteins come from a genomic window of Winogradskyella sp. PC-19:
- a CDS encoding O-antigen ligase family protein, whose protein sequence is MEQLHIRFQNILIAIIVLSGTLNNFINAYLLNINFTLLTLIIVVLDIFFNLFIRKIQVSKTYFVVFSILLAFYGLIIISLIYSPSSSYKYTKATNFIINILLFSYPVFVKKIKLGRIIKIIKIFSVALGVFFIYERYRYWLPSNFYLRGLENNNTFFVFNVVYLGIGVNLSLVLIYESFKKKWLSVVLLLCLMIGMGSRGSFLFSAATILTFHYKYFIKTILKFKVKKKQLYFLCIILIGLSIVLYRYYDKISDIVKIGIGRFQSLLNISEDKSSLGRLNHYSLTLEYILSTPFTIFIGFGIGSFGLVTNGQDMRWYPHNIFLEAWFEMGIFGMLMLMLVIFIPVFIIRGKFILKAMFMFLFLEAMKSSNITDLWVFFLILGLLLVYKEETINQNKLTND, encoded by the coding sequence ATGGAGCAACTACATATTCGGTTTCAAAATATATTAATTGCAATTATTGTTCTATCAGGTACATTAAATAACTTTATTAATGCCTATTTGTTAAATATTAACTTTACATTATTAACTTTAATTATAGTTGTATTAGATATATTCTTTAATTTATTTATCAGAAAGATACAAGTTTCTAAAACGTATTTTGTTGTCTTTTCTATATTATTAGCTTTCTATGGACTTATAATTATATCTCTCATATACTCACCATCTTCGAGTTATAAATACACAAAAGCAACTAATTTTATTATCAATATTTTATTATTCTCCTATCCTGTTTTTGTTAAAAAAATAAAGCTTGGTAGAATTATAAAAATCATAAAGATTTTCTCAGTTGCGCTTGGAGTCTTTTTTATATATGAGCGCTATAGATATTGGTTGCCATCTAACTTTTACCTTAGAGGTTTAGAAAACAATAATACTTTTTTTGTGTTTAATGTTGTTTATTTAGGGATTGGAGTTAATTTATCTTTAGTTTTAATATACGAGAGCTTTAAGAAAAAGTGGCTTTCGGTTGTTTTACTACTCTGCTTAATGATAGGAATGGGAAGTAGAGGCTCTTTCCTGTTTTCAGCAGCTACAATATTAACGTTTCATTACAAATATTTCATTAAGACTATTTTAAAATTTAAAGTAAAGAAAAAACAACTCTATTTTCTTTGTATTATACTCATAGGGTTAAGTATAGTACTTTATAGGTACTATGATAAAATATCAGATATAGTAAAAATAGGGATAGGAAGATTTCAATCATTGTTAAATATTTCAGAAGACAAATCTAGTCTAGGGAGGCTAAATCATTATAGCTTGACTTTAGAATATATATTATCCACTCCATTCACAATATTTATTGGCTTTGGCATAGGTAGTTTCGGCTTAGTTACAAACGGTCAAGATATGAGATGGTATCCACACAACATCTTTTTAGAAGCTTGGTTTGAAATGGGTATTTTTGGTATGTTAATGTTAATGTTAGTTATATTTATTCCAGTTTTTATTATTAGAGGTAAATTTATTTTAAAAGCTATGTTTATGTTTTTATTTTTAGAAGCGATGAAGTCAAGTAATATCACAGATTTATGGGTGTTCTTCTTAATTTTAGGACTACTATTAGTTTATAAAGAAGAAACAATAAATCAAAATAAATTAACAAATGATTAG
- a CDS encoding O-antigen ligase family protein — MKDKIQKILLVIFPFVLPLPIPEIYCSICLALFLVGLFFDFNFSFKSIKMNYFLLFSLLFFFADTIGNLLRFDFSTLFFKDTKLSFLIIPLLFLGKSNLLKKNSLLICNAFVFGSLSYVLYAWGYIADFYLITAPDYRTFSLTDGYIVYQLYNYLPGAIHHTYIGIYIVFSILILLNHIKQNRPRKYLNLVMIMILGFSLFYIGGKGSFLLLFLLVFLYLISLRKVVINILFVLSFFGGLYLVKRWVVGIRLENSISVRLDYYKCGWEILKENWFAGIGAKNFSEISALICNNDVFIPHNIYLRVFVANGILGLIILLGLIFVIAKDAFRKKDWVYISLIIMLILGGLTEDLIYRQQGVLFFIFFISLFYMSNKQSKV; from the coding sequence ATGAAAGATAAAATTCAAAAAATATTGCTTGTAATATTTCCTTTTGTATTGCCCTTACCAATACCAGAAATTTATTGTTCTATTTGCCTTGCATTATTTTTAGTTGGATTGTTTTTTGATTTCAATTTTTCATTTAAAAGCATAAAAATGAATTACTTTTTGTTGTTTTCTCTATTATTTTTTTTTGCTGATACCATAGGTAATCTGTTAAGGTTCGATTTTTCTACTCTATTTTTTAAAGATACTAAACTTTCGTTTTTAATTATTCCTTTATTGTTTTTAGGAAAAAGTAATCTGCTTAAAAAAAATTCTTTACTAATTTGTAATGCCTTTGTATTTGGCAGTTTATCTTATGTTTTATACGCTTGGGGTTACATTGCAGACTTTTATCTTATTACTGCTCCAGATTATAGGACTTTCTCTTTAACAGATGGGTATATTGTCTATCAGCTATATAATTATCTGCCTGGAGCAATTCATCATACGTACATTGGTATTTACATTGTTTTTTCTATTTTAATTTTATTAAACCATATTAAACAAAATAGGCCAAGAAAATATCTAAACTTAGTAATGATAATGATTCTTGGTTTTAGCCTTTTTTACATTGGAGGTAAAGGGTCTTTTTTACTTTTATTTTTATTAGTCTTTCTTTATCTAATTAGTTTAAGGAAAGTAGTAATAAATATACTATTTGTATTGTCTTTCTTTGGAGGTTTGTACCTAGTAAAAAGATGGGTAGTTGGGATACGATTGGAGAATAGTATTTCTGTTAGATTAGACTATTATAAATGTGGTTGGGAAATACTTAAAGAAAACTGGTTTGCTGGCATTGGGGCCAAAAATTTTTCCGAAATTTCTGCTCTTATTTGTAACAATGATGTGTTTATACCTCATAATATTTACCTTAGAGTTTTTGTTGCAAATGGTATTCTAGGGCTAATAATTTTATTAGGGCTAATTTTTGTTATTGCTAAAGATGCATTTAGAAAAAAAGACTGGGTTTATATTAGTCTTATAATAATGCTTATCCTTGGCGGTTTAACTGAAGATTTAATCTATAGACAGCAAGGCGTGCTGTTTTTTATATTTTTTATATCTCTATTTTATATGTCAAATAAGCAATCCAAAGTCTAA
- a CDS encoding glycosyltransferase family 4 protein translates to MTSKKTILHICSDFCYTSLYFNLVKALDKKGVIQVVYVPLKRGRSCDNKEQLEAEFKSLKNVTFIFSSILSKDLRFRYFTKISKVFKDIESKVDLGSIDNVHAHFLYSDGGVAYKIGKKYGIPFITAVRNTDVNVFYKYFIHCRFYANKILNKAKNIIFISPAYLSFLENKTFSKNINELQQKTKVIPNGISDFWLDSDKKENNIKSLKTLKFIFVGELSENKNIHETIHFLNQFKNKRNIDINYTIIGPESDYTYEILSLEEKHDWVNYLGPIYDKLRLKDLFRGADVFVMLSKAETFGLVYVEAMSQGLPILYTKGQGIDGFFLENEVGAAIDIKNLSSEVSKIDSVINNYISMSKKAIEHSKNFNWADISEKYLELFKS, encoded by the coding sequence AGTAAAAGCCTTAGATAAAAAAGGTGTAATACAAGTAGTTTATGTGCCTTTGAAAAGGGGAAGGTCATGCGACAATAAGGAACAGTTAGAAGCAGAATTTAAGTCTTTAAAAAACGTAACGTTTATTTTTTCCTCAATTTTAAGTAAAGATTTAAGGTTTAGATATTTTACTAAGATAAGTAAGGTGTTTAAAGATATTGAGTCCAAAGTAGACTTGGGTTCTATTGATAATGTTCATGCTCATTTTTTGTACAGTGATGGTGGAGTTGCATATAAAATTGGTAAAAAATATGGCATTCCATTTATAACAGCTGTCAGAAATACAGACGTTAATGTTTTTTACAAATATTTTATACATTGCAGGTTTTACGCCAACAAGATTTTAAATAAGGCAAAAAATATCATTTTCATTTCTCCTGCATATCTCTCTTTTTTAGAAAACAAGACGTTTTCTAAAAACATAAACGAATTACAGCAAAAAACAAAAGTTATACCCAATGGAATTAGTGATTTTTGGTTAGATTCTGATAAAAAAGAAAATAATATAAAATCATTAAAAACGCTTAAATTTATTTTTGTAGGAGAGCTTTCTGAAAATAAAAATATCCACGAAACAATACATTTTTTAAATCAATTTAAGAATAAAAGAAATATAGACATCAATTATACTATAATAGGGCCGGAAAGTGATTATACTTACGAAATACTAAGTCTTGAAGAAAAACATGACTGGGTAAATTATTTGGGACCTATTTATGATAAGCTACGATTAAAAGACCTATTTAGAGGGGCTGATGTTTTTGTAATGCTTTCTAAAGCAGAAACTTTTGGATTAGTTTATGTAGAAGCAATGTCTCAAGGTCTACCTATTTTATATACTAAAGGGCAAGGAATAGATGGTTTTTTTCTCGAAAACGAAGTAGGGGCGGCAATTGACATTAAAAACCTAAGTTCTGAGGTTTCTAAAATAGATAGTGTTATAAATAATTACATTAGCATGTCTAAAAAAGCAATAGAGCATAGCAAAAATTTTAATTGGGCTGATATATCAGAAAAGTACTTAGAATTATTTAAAAGTTAA
- a CDS encoding AglZ/HisF2 family acetamidino modification protein — translation MLKTRVIPVLSLKGSGIIKTHKFKTQTYLGDPLNAVKIFNEKEVDELVILDIFASKENREPNYSKIKNIATECFMPLAYGGGIKTIEHIKKVFDQGVEKVIINSASTNYQLITNAAKIYGTQSIVVSVDIKKNIWGSHEAYTFSGTKKNKISLDSHIQNIAKAGAGELILQSIDNDSVMKGFDLKLIEKVSNQLEIPIVALGGAGELNHFKEAISHGASAVAAGSMFVFKGKHRAVLINYPTQKDLKNILN, via the coding sequence ATGCTAAAAACTAGAGTCATTCCCGTACTATCTTTAAAGGGTAGTGGTATTATAAAAACACACAAGTTTAAAACACAGACCTACTTAGGAGACCCATTAAATGCGGTTAAGATTTTTAATGAAAAAGAAGTAGATGAACTAGTTATACTAGATATTTTCGCATCAAAAGAAAATAGAGAACCTAATTATTCAAAAATTAAGAATATAGCAACTGAATGTTTTATGCCATTAGCCTATGGTGGTGGAATAAAAACTATAGAACACATAAAAAAAGTTTTTGACCAAGGTGTTGAGAAGGTTATAATAAACTCAGCTTCTACTAATTATCAACTTATTACAAATGCAGCTAAAATTTATGGCACTCAAAGTATAGTAGTAAGTGTAGACATAAAAAAGAACATTTGGGGTAGTCATGAAGCCTATACTTTCTCTGGAACAAAGAAAAACAAGATAAGTTTGGATAGTCACATACAAAATATTGCAAAAGCTGGAGCGGGAGAACTTATTTTACAATCCATAGATAATGATAGTGTTATGAAAGGGTTTGATTTAAAATTAATAGAAAAGGTTTCAAATCAGTTAGAAATCCCTATTGTAGCTCTAGGCGGAGCAGGGGAACTTAATCATTTTAAAGAAGCTATAAGTCATGGTGCATCTGCAGTTGCAGCAGGAAGCATGTTTGTTTTTAAAGGAAAACATAGAGCTGTACTAATCAATTACCCTACTCAAAAAGATTTAAAAAACATACTAAACTAA
- the hisH gene encoding imidazole glycerol phosphate synthase subunit HisH, giving the protein MISIIDYGAGNLGSIENMIKRIGHKSQITNSIDLIENSEKLILPGVGSFDHGMSQLKNSGLIDVINKKVLEDKTPILGICLGMQLMTEFSEEGDHKGLGWFNAEVVKFKSEEKKMKIPHMGWNIVDIKKESKIITDVEEEKRYYFVHSYYVKSNAEEEVLTTTNYINTFASALEKNNIFGVQFHPEKSHKFGLEVLRNFVNL; this is encoded by the coding sequence ATGATTAGTATTATAGATTATGGTGCCGGGAATTTGGGGTCTATAGAAAACATGATAAAGAGAATTGGACACAAATCTCAGATTACGAATTCAATAGATTTAATAGAAAATTCCGAAAAGCTTATATTACCTGGAGTGGGTTCTTTTGACCACGGTATGAGTCAACTAAAAAACTCCGGACTAATAGATGTTATAAATAAGAAAGTGCTAGAAGATAAAACACCAATCTTAGGTATTTGCTTAGGAATGCAATTGATGACTGAGTTTTCTGAAGAAGGAGATCATAAAGGCCTTGGTTGGTTTAACGCAGAGGTGGTTAAGTTTAAATCTGAAGAAAAAAAAATGAAAATACCTCACATGGGTTGGAATATTGTAGACATAAAGAAAGAAAGTAAGATTATTACAGATGTCGAAGAAGAAAAGAGATATTATTTTGTACATTCTTATTACGTAAAATCTAACGCAGAAGAAGAAGTTTTAACAACAACAAATTATATAAACACGTTTGCATCTGCCTTAGAAAAGAATAATATTTTTGGAGTACAATTTCATCCTGAAAAAAGCCATAAATTTGGCTTAGAAGTATTGAGAAATTTTGTTAATCTATAA